In Maridesulfovibrio sp., a single genomic region encodes these proteins:
- a CDS encoding biotin--[acetyl-CoA-carboxylase] ligase produces the protein MITRITIISGKEGSPLPKTSPELLFQGHPLWARDIENFSPWNMEDAEYRTYSTWLSGSRTGIPVAVCGSCASALDVAWRLNALEDLPEWGSVIAMEQNTGRGQVRREWISPPGNIYGTVRWPVLPMGEPGEPRPVWNRILPLIVGYLTCKALDDIGVKTQLKWPNDILIDGTKVGGILIEERGGTVMVGIGLNLTYAPERELLRPDHAVPAGKINTEEMQLGPLETWIEMIKYFRSQFDSIVSSQHAENFIYELADQLVWFGEEVRIVDGPDGLEKGVICGLRSDGGLVVEADGEKHTVYSGSVMPL, from the coding sequence ATGATTACGAGAATTACGATTATAAGCGGAAAAGAAGGCAGTCCTCTGCCCAAGACTTCTCCTGAACTGCTTTTTCAGGGACACCCCCTGTGGGCCCGAGACATTGAGAACTTCAGTCCCTGGAATATGGAAGATGCCGAGTACAGGACTTATTCCACATGGCTTTCAGGTTCCAGGACCGGGATACCTGTTGCCGTATGCGGCTCATGCGCTTCCGCTCTTGATGTGGCCTGGAGGCTCAACGCTCTGGAGGATCTTCCGGAATGGGGCAGCGTAATAGCAATGGAACAGAATACCGGACGCGGGCAGGTTCGCAGGGAATGGATATCTCCTCCCGGCAATATCTACGGAACTGTCCGCTGGCCTGTACTGCCCATGGGTGAGCCTGGAGAACCCCGGCCGGTCTGGAATCGAATTCTGCCGTTGATCGTGGGCTATCTTACCTGCAAGGCCCTTGATGACATCGGAGTGAAAACTCAGCTCAAGTGGCCGAACGATATTCTTATTGATGGAACGAAGGTCGGCGGAATTCTTATTGAGGAACGCGGTGGAACGGTTATGGTCGGGATCGGCCTTAACCTTACTTACGCCCCGGAACGCGAACTGCTGCGACCTGATCATGCTGTCCCGGCCGGTAAAATCAATACCGAGGAAATGCAGCTTGGTCCTCTTGAGACCTGGATCGAAATGATCAAGTATTTCCGCAGTCAGTTTGATTCCATCGTCTCTTCACAGCACGCTGAAAATTTTATCTACGAACTTGCTGACCAGTTGGTCTGGTTCGGTGAGGAAGTCCGAATTGTTGACGGCCCGGACGGGCTTGAAAAGGGCGTAATCTGCGGCCTGCGTTCTGACGGCGGACTGGTTGTTGAGGCTGACGGAGAAAAACATACCGTTTATTCCGGGTCCGTAATGCCCCTTTAA